Within the Medicago truncatula cultivar Jemalong A17 chromosome 4, MtrunA17r5.0-ANR, whole genome shotgun sequence genome, the region TTCAGATTGGATTTAATATAGAAATAGCCATGGGATCTTCACCTAAGACTGTTGCATTAAAATCAGCCACAAAGTTAAAGGCTACTTGGTTGATACTAGACAGGTAAGATGAAATCAAACTCATCAATCAAATTACTTTTATTCTTAAATATGAAGTTATGCATTTGTTGATTTACAATGTACCTTAAATGGTCAcaggaaaatgaaaaatgatgaGGATTACTTCCTTCATAAGCTTTCTTGTGGCATATCAAGAATAAGGAGTTCCAATAGAATTATACGTATAAGAGGACCAATAGACACTCCCCAACAACAAAGAAGATCATATAGAAGTTCTGAAACATATGCTAGCAGTATACAATCACATGACTTGTCAACTGATTTAGACCTTTTAACCATTGACATTTTCTCCAATAGTAAGTCCTTGAATGCTTTTTGATTTCATCTCATGCCATTTAGTAATTGTTATCAATTAAAACGACATTATTGACCATTTTATAAATGCTTATGGTGAAATTTGAACTACGTTTCTTGAGATTATAAGGCTAAACTCTTACAGTTGATCTACCACCGGACAAAAGATATTttgataataacaataataataataatattaataatatcgAATATGTTATTAGTTAGAATCTGCTTACATTGTATTgataggtcatgtaaactatcAAATGTATCATGATCAAGGACTGAGACAAAAGATAGCCCTTGAAGAAAACAGACACAACGAGCAGAGGAGGGACTCAAAACAGAAACAAGAGTTCAAAGAGAACAATAGCAAAATGCAAGAACATGAAAGTTTAACCTCAAAGGTGTATCAGAAAAGTGACAGATACTTGTACTCTGGTGGAGCTAGGAACTTTTTCCTTG harbors:
- the LOC11446041 gene encoding uncharacterized protein encodes the protein MVLQSVVVIHDASREINSKVFHWAPNGLSLNSGDNLTLVVVLHQVTAPLYLCVSFDYLSSIFLLEVGYKISVDNRLAFGANQNIIEAEVAKKKEEYMKNEELAHIYKLYKSMKIGFNIEIAMGSSPKTVALKSATKLKATWLILDRKMKNDEDYFLHKLSCGISRIRSSNRIIRIRGPIDTPQQQRRSYRSSETYASSIQSHDLSTDLDLLTIDIFSNSHVNYQMYHDQGLRQKIALEENRHNEQRRDSKQKQEFKENNSKMQEHESLTSKVYQKSDRYLYSGGARNFFLGGAEKYTICEQFFKFE